A single region of the Actinoplanes sp. SE50/110 genome encodes:
- the cydB gene encoding cytochrome d ubiquinol oxidase subunit II: MITFWFAILVLAWVLYFVLEGFDFGVGLLAPMIGRDDHERAAAIRTIGPFWDGNEVWLVAAIGVTFAAFPSWYAVLLSALYLPMVGILLLLAVRGVALEFRGKHDSPAWRHRCDLLLAGSSAGVVLLWGAQLGIFVRGLALGPDGAVTGHGLSRSLAPLFSVPAGLGALAALLGTILLGATFLALRTTGPVRRRAVALSRHGGNAGTVLLLLAGLATGSRLTLVAAVLCFITGMLARQGREALAFTTTALTVTGAIVAVFTAHGAVVLRSTLSPLWSLTRESAAAGPSALRLITVAGVLILPGVVAYQAWSYWVFRRRIASERIPS, encoded by the coding sequence ATGATCACTTTCTGGTTCGCGATCCTCGTCCTGGCCTGGGTGCTCTACTTCGTCCTGGAAGGCTTCGACTTCGGCGTCGGCCTGCTCGCCCCGATGATCGGCCGGGACGACCACGAACGCGCCGCCGCGATCCGCACCATCGGGCCGTTCTGGGACGGCAACGAGGTGTGGCTGGTCGCCGCGATCGGCGTCACCTTCGCCGCCTTCCCGTCCTGGTACGCGGTCCTGCTCTCGGCCCTCTACCTGCCGATGGTCGGCATCCTGCTGCTGCTCGCGGTCCGCGGCGTCGCGCTGGAATTCCGCGGCAAGCACGACTCCCCCGCCTGGCGCCACCGCTGCGACCTGCTCCTGGCGGGTTCGTCGGCGGGCGTCGTCCTGCTCTGGGGCGCCCAGCTCGGCATCTTCGTGCGCGGCCTGGCCCTCGGCCCGGACGGCGCGGTCACCGGGCACGGCCTGAGCCGCAGCCTGGCCCCGCTGTTCTCGGTGCCGGCCGGCCTCGGCGCCCTCGCCGCCCTGCTCGGCACGATCCTGCTCGGCGCCACCTTCCTGGCGCTGCGCACCACCGGCCCGGTCCGCCGCCGCGCCGTCGCGCTGTCCCGGCACGGCGGCAACGCCGGCACCGTCCTGCTGCTGCTCGCCGGCCTCGCCACCGGTTCCCGGCTCACCCTGGTCGCCGCGGTCCTCTGCTTCATCACCGGTATGCTCGCCCGCCAGGGCCGCGAAGCGCTCGCCTTCACCACCACCGCGCTCACGGTCACCGGCGCGATCGTCGCCGTCTTCACCGCCCACGGCGCGGTCGTGCTGCGCAGCACCCTGTCGCCGCTGTGGTCGCTCACCCGCGAATCCGCCGCCGCCGGCCCGTCGGCGCTGCGACTGATCACCGTCGCCGGCGTGCTCATCCTGCCCGGCGTCGTCGCCTACCAGGCGTGGTCCTACTGGGTGTTCCGCCGCCGCATCGCCAGCGAGCGGATCCCGTCATGA
- a CDS encoding cytochrome ubiquinol oxidase subunit I, with translation MDVLDLTRLQFAVVTIYHYLFVPLSICLSATAAGLHLTWLRTRTEKYRNLTKFVGKLLIVTFAVGVVTGLVQEFQFGLGWSAFAKFYGDVFGPTLAVEGMLAFFLEATFLALWYFGWERLPRRIHAATIVVVAIGTLLSAYIILAGNSFMQNPVAYALDPVTGRARLTSFTGLLTNEVVLAAFPHTMAGAAMAGGGLLLALGVWRLAVHDEFRTLARLGAWLMLTGGALTAITGDRLGKVMTSVQPMKMAAAEALYSTTTGAPFSVFALGRLGHEKPFLTVEIPRLLSFLGTGSFDGTVQGIDDLQAQYAAQYGPGSYIPMIPVAFWTFRLMIGAGVAGMALAAYYLWASSARTGRLLPGFLRFADDEVPGWVKRILLLSPLLPAAANTFGWVFTETARQPWLAFGISKVADGISPGLTSAEVIASLAGFTLIYGLLAIAWYRLVLHIAAKPMTPEVSVTENKALAY, from the coding sequence ATGGACGTGCTCGACCTGACCCGGCTGCAGTTCGCGGTGGTGACGATCTACCACTACCTGTTCGTGCCGCTGTCGATCTGCCTGTCGGCGACCGCGGCGGGACTGCACCTGACCTGGCTGCGGACGCGGACCGAGAAGTACCGGAACCTGACGAAGTTCGTCGGCAAGCTCCTGATCGTCACCTTCGCGGTGGGGGTGGTCACCGGACTCGTGCAGGAGTTCCAGTTCGGGCTCGGCTGGAGCGCGTTCGCCAAGTTCTACGGTGACGTCTTCGGGCCGACCCTGGCGGTCGAGGGGATGCTCGCGTTCTTCCTGGAGGCGACGTTCCTGGCCCTGTGGTATTTCGGATGGGAACGGCTCCCCCGGCGGATCCACGCCGCCACGATCGTGGTCGTCGCGATCGGGACGCTGCTCTCGGCGTACATCATCCTCGCCGGTAATTCCTTCATGCAGAACCCGGTGGCCTACGCCCTCGACCCGGTCACCGGACGAGCCCGCCTGACCAGCTTCACCGGGCTGCTCACCAACGAGGTGGTGCTAGCCGCCTTCCCGCACACGATGGCCGGCGCGGCGATGGCCGGCGGCGGACTGCTGCTCGCCCTCGGGGTGTGGCGCCTCGCCGTTCATGACGAATTCCGGACACTGGCCCGGCTCGGCGCCTGGCTGATGCTGACCGGCGGAGCGCTGACCGCGATCACCGGTGACCGGCTGGGCAAGGTGATGACGTCGGTGCAGCCGATGAAGATGGCGGCCGCCGAGGCGCTCTACTCGACCACCACCGGGGCGCCGTTCTCGGTCTTCGCGCTGGGCAGACTCGGCCACGAGAAGCCGTTCCTGACGGTGGAGATCCCGCGGCTGCTCTCCTTCCTGGGCACCGGATCGTTCGACGGCACCGTGCAGGGCATCGACGATCTCCAGGCGCAGTACGCGGCGCAGTACGGACCGGGCAGCTACATACCGATGATCCCGGTGGCGTTCTGGACGTTCCGCCTGATGATCGGCGCCGGGGTGGCCGGGATGGCGCTCGCGGCGTACTACCTCTGGGCCTCGTCGGCGCGGACCGGCCGGCTGCTGCCCGGGTTCCTGCGCTTCGCCGACGACGAGGTCCCGGGGTGGGTGAAGCGGATCCTGCTGCTGTCGCCGCTGCTGCCCGCCGCGGCCAACACGTTCGGCTGGGTGTTCACCGAGACGGCCCGGCAGCCGTGGCTCGCCTTCGGCATCTCCAAGGTCGCCGACGGCATCTCCCCCGGCCTGACCAGCGCCGAGGTGATCGCCTCCCTGGCCGGCTTCACGCTGATCTACGGCCTGCTGGCGATCGCCTGGTACCGGCTCGTGCTCCACATCGCGGCGAAACCCATGACTCCGGAAGTCTCGGTCACCGAGAACAAAGCCCTGGCGTACTAG
- a CDS encoding BlaI/MecI/CopY family transcriptional regulator, protein MTQLWDASEPLTVRQVHERLSADRDLAYTTVMTVLDRLAKKELVVQQRADRAYRYAPAQTREEMTAGLMLDALSATPDRDAALAYFLGQLPPGAIQAALNATPKET, encoded by the coding sequence ATGACCCAGCTCTGGGACGCTTCCGAGCCGCTCACCGTGCGACAGGTGCACGAGCGGCTCAGCGCCGACCGCGATCTGGCGTACACGACCGTGATGACCGTCCTCGACCGGCTCGCCAAGAAGGAGCTCGTCGTCCAGCAGCGGGCCGACCGGGCGTACCGGTACGCGCCGGCGCAGACCCGCGAGGAGATGACCGCCGGCCTGATGCTCGACGCGCTCAGTGCCACTCCCGATCGGGACGCCGCGCTGGCATACTTCCTGGGCCAGCTGCCGCCCGGCGCCATCCAGGCCGCCCTGAACGCGACACCGAAAGAGACGTGA
- a CDS encoding M56 family metallopeptidase codes for MTALLLGALGLTLSLVVPGILAGARWPDRAPVAAVLLWQALTLTAVLCALGVVLAAPEELTRAAGAGHPWAVAALVFSLAVAATIVTRLLISLIRVTARARARRERHRTLADLLDRVERHRELGGPEVRVLDAPLPLAYCVPGREPRVVLSDAVLRVLDRAQVDAVLAHEQAHLRHRHELVMESFTAFYQAVPAPLRSRAPLDAVHLLLEMVSDDAARRRTGAAPLRAALSRLSDAVPLAEEAPADPAGESRRRRLDRLAGPEVTSRGLSVLAGLAAASLIVLPTVILIVPWLGQALDAWPFRSL; via the coding sequence GTGACCGCACTCCTGCTCGGTGCCCTCGGGTTGACCCTGTCACTGGTCGTCCCGGGCATCCTGGCCGGCGCCCGATGGCCCGACCGCGCCCCGGTCGCCGCCGTCCTGCTCTGGCAGGCCCTCACGCTGACCGCGGTGCTCTGCGCGCTCGGCGTGGTGCTGGCCGCCCCCGAGGAGCTGACCCGGGCGGCCGGCGCCGGCCACCCGTGGGCGGTCGCCGCGCTGGTGTTCTCCCTGGCGGTCGCCGCCACCATCGTCACCCGGCTGTTGATCTCACTGATCCGGGTCACCGCCCGGGCCCGGGCCCGCCGCGAACGCCACCGCACGCTGGCCGACCTGCTCGACCGGGTGGAACGGCACCGCGAACTGGGCGGTCCCGAGGTGCGGGTGCTCGACGCGCCGTTGCCACTGGCCTACTGCGTGCCCGGGCGCGAGCCCCGGGTGGTGCTCAGCGACGCGGTGCTGCGGGTCCTCGACCGTGCCCAGGTCGACGCGGTGCTCGCCCACGAGCAGGCGCACCTGCGGCACCGGCACGAGCTGGTGATGGAGTCGTTCACCGCGTTCTACCAGGCGGTGCCGGCTCCGCTGCGCTCCCGGGCGCCGCTTGACGCCGTACACCTGCTGTTGGAGATGGTGTCGGACGACGCCGCGCGGCGCCGGACAGGCGCGGCGCCCCTGCGTGCCGCGCTGTCCCGGCTCTCCGACGCGGTTCCCCTCGCGGAGGAGGCCCCGGCCGACCCGGCGGGTGAATCCCGGCGCCGCCGCCTCGACCGGCTGGCCGGTCCCGAGGTCACCTCGCGGGGCCTGTCGGTGCTCGCCGGGCTCGCCGCGGCCAGCCTGATCGTGCTACCCACGGTGATCCTGATCGTGCCCTGGCTCGGTCAGGCCCTGGATGCCTGGCCATTCCGGTCACTGTGA
- a CDS encoding NlpC/P60 family protein — MKRIGARGVLRSLLCAAVAAGLVLTGPVVAHATPSPSSVEDQIDKQWNELEPVIEDFNDVHGKLIKLQKQQKQLNATLDPLQKKVDVAMKDVRGLASDAYMQGPPTAVAAILSGSPTSLTEKLSLLEQLAANRQDSISEVVKLRDKYAADKAKVDALASEISARDADLNQKKTAIEKEITSLQKLRLQAYGKTDDGPFKTGPCPVDYTNDIGGRAAQKACDLIGKPYVFGSEGPNSYDCSGLTKAAWASVGVHLEHYTKDQWTEGRAVSRSELKPGDLVFYYSDVHHVSIYIGGGMVVHAPHTGDHVRMATIDRGPIAGYRRPSG, encoded by the coding sequence GTGAAACGGATAGGCGCGCGTGGCGTGCTGCGCAGTCTGCTCTGCGCCGCCGTCGCTGCCGGACTCGTTCTCACCGGACCTGTCGTTGCCCACGCCACGCCCTCGCCGTCCAGCGTCGAGGACCAGATCGACAAGCAGTGGAACGAGCTCGAGCCCGTCATCGAGGACTTCAACGACGTGCACGGGAAGCTGATCAAACTGCAGAAGCAGCAGAAGCAGCTGAACGCGACGCTCGACCCGCTGCAGAAGAAAGTGGACGTGGCCATGAAAGACGTCCGTGGCCTCGCCTCGGACGCCTACATGCAAGGCCCGCCGACCGCTGTCGCCGCGATTCTCAGCGGTTCGCCGACCAGCCTGACCGAGAAGCTCTCGCTGCTCGAACAGCTCGCCGCGAACCGTCAGGACTCGATCAGCGAGGTGGTGAAACTCCGCGACAAGTACGCCGCCGACAAGGCGAAGGTGGATGCCCTGGCATCCGAGATCTCCGCCCGCGACGCCGATCTGAACCAGAAGAAGACGGCGATCGAGAAAGAGATCACCTCCCTGCAGAAACTGCGCCTGCAGGCGTACGGGAAAACGGATGACGGGCCGTTCAAGACGGGTCCCTGCCCGGTCGACTACACCAACGACATCGGTGGCCGGGCCGCTCAGAAGGCGTGCGACCTGATCGGCAAACCCTACGTATTCGGTTCCGAGGGCCCGAACAGCTACGACTGCTCGGGACTGACGAAAGCGGCGTGGGCGTCGGTCGGCGTGCACCTGGAGCACTACACCAAGGATCAGTGGACCGAGGGCCGCGCGGTTTCGCGAAGCGAACTGAAACCGGGTGACCTGGTCTTCTACTATTCCGACGTGCACCACGTGTCGATCTACATCGGCGGTGGAATGGTCGTGCACGCACCGCACACGGGCGACCACGTGCGGATGGCGACGATCGATCGCGGTCCGATCGCCGGCTATCGGCGGCCCTCGGGCTGA
- a CDS encoding tetratricopeptide repeat protein — MSDALIDSLTAAVQARPDDLPLRLHLAELLVTAGRGAEAIEHAAQVLSRDPANETARGLMTSALGGPAPAAAPASGVDWGAMEQQFGDVVPPRFARAGDEPEPVTGDADRAFDVERSTVTLADVGGMAEVKKRLEVSFLGPLRNPKLRSLFGKSLRGGLLLYGPPGCGKTFLARAVAGEMGAAFLSLSITDVLNMWIGSSERNLHDLFESARGHAPCVLFLDEIDALGHKRSQLHSSAMRTVVNQLLTELDGVQGGNEGVFVLAATNAPWDVDAALRRPGRLDRTVLVLPPDGAARAAIVEYHLRDRPVAGVDLAAVAAATEHFSGADLAHLCETAAEYAMRDSIATGEIRMINQGDMLAAAREVRPSTDAWFTTARNVAMFANESGEYDDLAAYLRKRKGR; from the coding sequence ATGAGCGACGCGCTGATCGACAGCCTGACCGCCGCGGTCCAGGCCCGCCCCGACGACCTGCCGCTGCGGCTGCACCTGGCCGAGTTGCTGGTGACGGCCGGCCGGGGCGCCGAGGCGATCGAGCACGCCGCTCAGGTCCTCAGCCGTGATCCGGCCAACGAGACGGCCCGCGGCTTGATGACGTCCGCGCTCGGCGGGCCGGCCCCGGCTGCCGCCCCGGCCTCCGGGGTCGACTGGGGCGCGATGGAGCAGCAGTTCGGCGATGTCGTCCCGCCCCGGTTCGCCCGGGCCGGCGACGAGCCCGAGCCGGTCACCGGCGATGCCGACCGGGCGTTCGACGTCGAGCGGTCCACCGTGACCCTGGCCGACGTGGGCGGCATGGCCGAGGTGAAGAAGCGGCTCGAAGTGTCCTTCCTCGGCCCGCTGCGCAACCCGAAACTCCGCAGCCTGTTCGGCAAGAGCCTGCGCGGCGGTCTGCTGCTCTACGGTCCGCCCGGCTGCGGCAAGACATTCCTGGCGCGGGCGGTGGCCGGGGAGATGGGCGCGGCGTTCCTCTCGCTGTCGATCACCGACGTGCTGAACATGTGGATCGGCAGTTCGGAGCGGAACCTGCACGACCTGTTCGAGTCGGCCCGCGGGCACGCCCCCTGCGTGCTGTTCCTCGACGAGATCGACGCGCTGGGGCACAAGCGCAGCCAGTTGCACTCCTCGGCGATGCGTACCGTGGTCAACCAGTTGCTCACCGAGCTGGACGGCGTGCAGGGCGGCAACGAGGGCGTCTTCGTGCTGGCCGCCACCAACGCGCCGTGGGACGTCGACGCGGCCCTGCGCCGGCCGGGCCGGCTCGACCGGACCGTGCTGGTGCTGCCGCCGGACGGTGCGGCCCGGGCCGCGATCGTCGAGTACCACCTGCGGGACCGGCCGGTCGCCGGGGTGGATCTGGCGGCGGTGGCCGCGGCCACCGAGCACTTCTCCGGCGCCGACCTGGCGCACCTGTGTGAGACGGCCGCCGAGTACGCGATGCGCGACTCGATCGCGACCGGCGAGATCCGCATGATCAACCAGGGGGACATGCTGGCCGCGGCCCGCGAGGTGCGCCCGTCGACGGACGCGTGGTTCACCACGGCGCGCAACGTCGCGATGTTCGCCAACGAGAGCGGCGAGTACGACGACCTGGCCGCCTACCTGAGGAAACGGAAGGGCCGCTGA
- a CDS encoding phosphatase PAP2 family protein, translated as MSVAAPPRAARSQWISALRELGLVAVLFTIYKIGRIAATGHVVEAYDNARRVWDLERWMHLPGELSLQHRLLSWHWLVETANCYYAYVHFPATVACLIWLYVRRPAHYRWTRNVLALLTGAALVVHFGFPLAPPRMLTATGMLDLGRIYGPAVYGAPEHDQLSNQYAAMPSLHVGWAVVVAVALIAATGSRWRGLWLLHPMITLLVVVGTGNHYWLDAVAALALLAAAYLLVRPQFSATLKPPALPAMVPLPRLPLEEPALRR; from the coding sequence GTGAGCGTCGCCGCCCCACCCCGTGCCGCCCGCTCCCAGTGGATCTCCGCGCTCCGCGAGCTCGGTCTGGTCGCCGTGCTGTTCACGATCTACAAGATCGGCCGGATCGCCGCCACCGGCCACGTCGTCGAGGCCTACGACAACGCGCGCCGCGTCTGGGACCTGGAACGCTGGATGCACCTGCCCGGCGAGCTCAGCCTTCAGCACCGGTTGCTCTCCTGGCACTGGCTCGTCGAAACGGCGAACTGCTATTACGCGTACGTCCATTTCCCCGCCACCGTGGCCTGCCTGATCTGGTTGTACGTGCGCCGCCCCGCCCACTACCGCTGGACCCGCAACGTGCTCGCCCTGCTCACCGGCGCGGCGCTGGTGGTGCACTTCGGCTTCCCGCTCGCCCCGCCACGGATGCTGACCGCCACCGGCATGCTCGATCTGGGCCGCATCTACGGCCCGGCGGTGTACGGGGCGCCGGAACACGACCAGCTCTCCAACCAGTACGCGGCGATGCCCTCCCTGCACGTCGGCTGGGCCGTCGTGGTGGCCGTCGCCCTGATCGCCGCCACCGGCAGCCGCTGGCGCGGCCTGTGGCTGCTGCACCCGATGATCACGCTGCTGGTCGTCGTCGGCACCGGCAACCACTACTGGCTCGACGCGGTCGCCGCACTCGCCCTGCTCGCCGCGGCGTACCTGTTGGTGCGACCCCAATTTTCCGCAACCTTGAAACCGCCGGCGCTCCCGGCGATGGTCCCCCTGCCGCGCCTCCCGCTCGAGGAGCCGGCGCTGCGCCGCTAG
- a CDS encoding DUF4265 domain-containing protein encodes MTVEEMAEHVRLVAGLGAGGQIVYESVLTRPLDDDLRMVLGTPAFVEGLAAGDQIRIRAGGGFEVVRHGGNLCLLVVPESPPAGDDLGPLRDAFDELGGIVELPPDRRFIVITVPAAAGFDAVEAAINAWTGPRGDHWEYGNVYDVDGNPLNWWESA; translated from the coding sequence GTGACCGTGGAGGAAATGGCGGAGCATGTCCGGCTGGTGGCCGGGCTCGGCGCGGGTGGCCAGATTGTCTACGAGTCGGTGCTGACCCGCCCGCTCGACGATGACCTGCGCATGGTGCTCGGCACCCCCGCCTTCGTGGAGGGGCTGGCGGCCGGCGACCAGATTCGGATCCGGGCCGGTGGCGGGTTCGAGGTGGTGCGGCACGGCGGCAACCTCTGCCTGCTGGTGGTGCCGGAATCGCCGCCCGCCGGGGATGATCTCGGGCCGCTCCGGGATGCCTTCGACGAGTTGGGCGGGATCGTGGAGCTGCCGCCGGACCGGCGGTTCATCGTGATCACCGTGCCGGCCGCGGCCGGGTTCGATGCGGTGGAGGCGGCGATCAACGCCTGGACCGGCCCGCGCGGCGATCACTGGGAGTACGGCAACGTCTACGACGTCGACGGCAATCCGCTGAACTGGTGGGAAAGCGCCTAA
- a CDS encoding SCO5389 family protein produces MSLEVSTELLERAERGEVTDAEFVACVRGSLPYAWEVVSSVMTDLQANGEQFADHEVPPPSESERGQLLRALASDAIRGGLERHFGAKLAFQNCHRVAAFAFSAVGGERYQRFVSPRGQLLNQSPELRNC; encoded by the coding sequence ATGTCGCTTGAGGTTTCGACGGAGCTGCTGGAGAGGGCCGAGCGGGGCGAGGTGACCGATGCGGAGTTTGTGGCTTGCGTGCGGGGGTCGCTGCCGTATGCGTGGGAAGTGGTCAGCTCGGTGATGACCGATCTGCAGGCGAATGGGGAGCAATTCGCGGATCACGAGGTGCCGCCGCCGTCGGAGAGTGAGCGGGGGCAGCTGCTTCGAGCGCTGGCCAGCGATGCGATCCGCGGTGGGTTGGAGCGGCATTTCGGGGCGAAGCTGGCGTTCCAGAATTGCCATCGGGTGGCGGCGTTCGCGTTCTCGGCGGTGGGCGGGGAGCGGTACCAGCGGTTCGTGTCGCCGCGGGGGCAGCTGCTGAATCAGTCCCCCGAGCTGCGCAACTGCTGA
- a CDS encoding tyrosine-protein phosphatase, with product MILDWPHCENARDLGGTPTMTGGQIRPGALIRSDSHSRLTPAAAEAVRSQPIARILDLRWSRELAADPSPFFADPFYRHVPLLNDPMGYDPPLDTYAPMLDHNTTRIARAFHEIATAPPGTVVIHCRGGRDRTGALTALLLAVAEVSPAEIAADFARTPGTSPEAMHNTLTHATTRYGGVPNYLTHCGVAPTALAAIRHRLTITA from the coding sequence ATGATTTTGGACTGGCCGCATTGCGAGAACGCCCGCGACCTAGGCGGTACTCCCACCATGACCGGCGGCCAGATCCGCCCCGGTGCCCTGATCCGCTCGGACAGCCACAGCCGCCTCACTCCGGCCGCTGCCGAAGCCGTCCGCTCCCAGCCGATCGCCCGGATCCTCGACCTGCGCTGGTCCCGCGAGCTGGCCGCCGACCCCAGCCCGTTCTTCGCGGACCCGTTCTACCGCCACGTCCCACTGCTGAACGACCCGATGGGTTACGACCCGCCGCTGGACACCTACGCCCCGATGCTGGACCACAACACCACCCGGATCGCGCGAGCGTTCCACGAGATCGCCACCGCCCCTCCCGGCACCGTGGTCATCCATTGCCGCGGCGGCCGCGACCGCACCGGCGCCCTGACCGCCCTCCTCCTGGCCGTAGCCGAAGTCTCCCCGGCCGAGATAGCCGCCGATTTCGCCCGCACCCCAGGCACTTCCCCCGAGGCGATGCACAACACGCTGACCCACGCCACCACCCGCTACGGCGGCGTCCCCAACTACCTGACCCACTGCGGCGTAGCCCCCACCGCACTGGCCGCCATCCGCCACCGCCTGACCATCACCGCCTAA
- a CDS encoding GntR family transcriptional regulator, translated as MPARTPKYQVIADDLTTKIKDGELPAGSALPPQKELSARYGVTLATLRQALKQLEDEGLLSQEPGRGTFVYPRIKYQLTSLHGFAEDLRDQGQTVTTEILDQSIGTPPDWAALIGQDEALRLERVRLVGGRPAVHQLSWVRGTELVSADLSDLSLYAALIAKGRLVHRATEVVRPGLLAEPAAGLLRRPPGEPVLVSERVTYALDGSALVVDRATMLGSAMEIRTERAATGLSVQWSRPSA; from the coding sequence TTGCCCGCGCGCACGCCGAAATATCAGGTGATCGCCGATGACCTGACTACCAAGATCAAGGACGGCGAGTTGCCGGCCGGGTCCGCGCTGCCCCCGCAGAAGGAGCTCAGCGCGCGGTACGGGGTGACTCTGGCAACGCTGCGGCAGGCCCTGAAGCAGTTGGAGGACGAAGGGCTGCTGTCGCAGGAGCCGGGCCGGGGGACGTTCGTGTACCCGCGGATCAAATACCAGCTCACGTCGTTGCACGGGTTCGCCGAGGATCTGCGCGACCAGGGGCAGACGGTGACCACGGAGATCCTCGACCAGTCCATCGGCACGCCCCCCGACTGGGCCGCGCTGATCGGTCAGGACGAGGCGCTGCGGCTGGAACGGGTCCGGCTGGTCGGCGGCCGCCCGGCGGTGCATCAGTTGTCGTGGGTGCGCGGCACCGAGTTGGTGTCCGCTGATCTCAGCGATCTGTCGCTGTACGCGGCGTTGATCGCCAAGGGTCGCCTGGTCCACCGCGCTACTGAGGTGGTCCGTCCCGGCCTGCTCGCCGAGCCCGCTGCCGGCCTGCTCCGCCGGCCGCCCGGGGAGCCGGTTCTGGTCTCCGAGCGGGTGACCTACGCGCTCGACGGGTCCGCGCTGGTGGTCGACCGCGCCACCATGCTCGGCTCGGCGATGGAGATCCGGACCGAACGCGCGGCCACCGGCCTCTCCGTGCAGTGGAGCCGCCCCTCCGCCTGA
- the trpA gene encoding tryptophan synthase subunit alpha encodes MKRLNPYLTGGITPDWIDYLLAFQDAGADAVEIGLPFSDPMVDGATIQRASDQALRRGATAASILSDLTAARHRIRIPLIAMTYANLVFRGDPQAGEPTRQAGEPTREGGKDTSRANQPVRGSQATARCGEPTDSGAGATIRGDGPLSGGGDTGGPEAFCRRLAEAGFSGLIVPDVPVDEADRLERAAAAAGIDLVLLAAPVTPEDRLTEIGRRSRGFVYAVSVMNTTGERDTLAATAAPLAARLKAVTDLPVLIGFGISTPAQAATAARAGDGVVIGAALMRRVLDGASPDDLRAEVAAYRAALDQVDQEMPVARAHAEISGDRR; translated from the coding sequence ATGAAGCGGCTGAATCCTTACCTGACCGGTGGCATCACCCCGGACTGGATCGATTACCTGCTGGCCTTCCAGGACGCCGGCGCCGACGCGGTCGAGATCGGACTGCCGTTCTCCGACCCGATGGTCGACGGCGCCACCATCCAACGAGCTTCCGACCAGGCGTTGCGCCGGGGAGCAACGGCTGCGTCGATCCTGTCCGACCTGACCGCGGCGCGTCACCGCATCCGCATCCCACTGATCGCGATGACATACGCCAACCTCGTCTTTCGCGGCGACCCCCAGGCAGGTGAACCCACCCGCCAGGCAGGTGAACCCACCCGCGAAGGTGGAAAAGACACCAGCAGAGCGAACCAGCCCGTACGCGGCAGCCAGGCGACCGCCCGGTGCGGCGAGCCCACAGATTCGGGCGCGGGAGCCACCATCCGAGGCGATGGGCCGTTGAGCGGCGGCGGGGATACGGGTGGGCCGGAGGCGTTCTGCCGGCGGCTGGCGGAGGCCGGGTTCTCCGGGCTGATCGTGCCCGATGTGCCGGTGGATGAGGCCGACCGGCTGGAGAGGGCCGCGGCGGCGGCCGGGATCGACCTGGTGCTGCTGGCCGCGCCGGTCACACCGGAGGATCGGCTCACCGAGATCGGCCGGCGCAGCCGAGGGTTCGTCTATGCGGTGAGCGTCATGAACACCACCGGCGAGCGTGACACGCTGGCCGCGACCGCGGCACCACTGGCCGCCCGGCTCAAGGCGGTGACCGACCTGCCCGTGCTGATCGGTTTCGGCATCTCCACGCCGGCGCAGGCGGCCACGGCGGCACGTGCCGGGGACGGGGTGGTGATCGGCGCCGCTCTGATGCGTAGGGTTCTGGACGGTGCCTCACCCGACGACCTGCGAGCCGAGGTCGCCGCCTACCGCGCCGCCCTCGACCAGGTCGACCAGGAGATGCCCGTTGCCCGCGCGCACGCCGAAATATCAGGTGATCGCCGATGA